The Streptomyces sp. NBC_00344 genome includes a window with the following:
- a CDS encoding 5-dehydro-4-deoxyglucarate dehydratase, with translation MSSAPLAGRLDGLLFFPVTAYGPDGAIDLDAFRVHVRRGIDSGAAAVFACCGTGEFHALAPEEFGALVAAAVEESAGRVPVVAGAGYGTALAVQYAKLAEEAGADGLLAMPPYLVAADQDGLLRHYAALAAATPLDLIVYQRDNAVFTPETVVRLAQVDGIIGLKDGHGDIDLLQRIVSAVRTELPGRDFLYFNGLPTAELTCPAYRAIGVTLYSSAVFCFAPDIALAFFRALRSGDDGLVNRLLDGFYRPLVELRDQGRGYAVSLVKAGVRLGGLDVGEVRAPLSEPTAAHIKELTEIIERGRAVLSDGRDTPATQDPSASPPSANAAEPGESV, from the coding sequence GTGTCCTCAGCCCCGCTCGCCGGCCGACTCGATGGCCTGCTGTTCTTCCCCGTAACCGCGTACGGGCCTGACGGTGCCATCGATCTCGACGCCTTCCGCGTACATGTGCGCCGGGGCATCGACTCAGGCGCGGCTGCGGTCTTCGCCTGCTGTGGCACGGGTGAATTCCACGCTCTCGCACCGGAGGAGTTCGGCGCACTCGTCGCCGCCGCGGTCGAGGAGAGCGCGGGCCGGGTCCCGGTCGTCGCCGGCGCCGGGTACGGGACCGCGCTCGCCGTCCAGTACGCCAAGCTCGCCGAGGAGGCCGGCGCGGACGGGCTGCTCGCCATGCCGCCCTATCTCGTGGCCGCCGACCAGGACGGGCTGCTCCGCCACTACGCGGCGCTGGCCGCGGCCACCCCGCTCGACCTCATCGTCTACCAGCGCGACAACGCGGTGTTCACCCCGGAAACCGTTGTGCGGCTCGCCCAGGTGGACGGGATCATCGGTCTCAAGGACGGGCACGGCGACATCGACCTGCTGCAGCGCATCGTCAGCGCGGTACGCACCGAACTCCCCGGCCGGGACTTCCTCTACTTCAACGGGCTGCCCACTGCCGAACTCACCTGCCCCGCCTACCGCGCCATCGGTGTGACGCTCTACTCGTCGGCGGTCTTCTGCTTCGCGCCCGACATCGCGCTGGCCTTCTTCCGGGCGCTGCGCTCCGGTGACGACGGCCTGGTAAACCGTCTGCTCGACGGCTTCTACCGGCCGCTGGTCGAACTGCGTGACCAGGGCCGCGGCTATGCGGTGTCCCTGGTCAAGGCGGGTGTACGGCTCGGCGGGCTGGACGTCGGCGAGGTCCGTGCGCCGCTCAGCGAGCCGACGGCCGCCCATATCAAGGAACTCACCGAGATCATCGAGCGCGGTCGTGCGGTGCTGTCCGACGGCCGGGACACTCCGGCCACCCAGGACCCATCGGCCTCTCCGCCATCGGCAAACGCCGCGGAGCCGGGGGAATCGGTATGA
- a CDS encoding GNAT family N-acetyltransferase → MDGEAVLKTFDRQLRRDAPPDGPGARIERVGDVVRQTAADGAGWNGVLWSDLDETSADPAIAEQMRHFAALKREFEWKLYTHDRPADLGDRLRAAGFTPEPPEALMIAEVEDLPTRIVLPDGVRLLPVTDAAGVDLMTRAHDEAFGTDGSRIHHQVLARLRDAPESMAAVVAMAGDVPVCAARIEFPPGSGFASLWGGGTAPAWRGRGIYRALIAHRARIAAERGYRWLQVDASDASRPILERLGFARLTTTVPYVSGP, encoded by the coding sequence GTGGATGGTGAAGCGGTTCTCAAGACCTTCGACCGGCAACTGCGCCGGGATGCGCCGCCGGACGGCCCCGGGGCCCGGATCGAGCGCGTCGGCGACGTGGTGCGACAGACCGCCGCTGACGGCGCGGGCTGGAACGGTGTCCTCTGGTCGGATCTCGACGAGACGTCCGCGGATCCGGCGATCGCGGAACAGATGCGTCATTTCGCCGCGCTGAAGCGCGAGTTCGAGTGGAAGCTGTACACGCACGACCGCCCCGCCGACCTCGGGGACCGGCTCCGGGCAGCGGGGTTCACACCCGAACCCCCGGAGGCCCTGATGATTGCCGAGGTCGAGGACCTGCCGACACGGATCGTGCTGCCCGACGGGGTCAGGCTGCTTCCGGTGACCGACGCCGCCGGTGTGGACCTGATGACGCGTGCCCACGACGAGGCCTTCGGTACGGACGGCTCGAGGATCCACCATCAGGTACTGGCCCGGTTGAGAGACGCTCCGGAGTCGATGGCCGCGGTCGTCGCCATGGCCGGGGACGTGCCGGTGTGCGCGGCCAGGATCGAGTTCCCTCCCGGCTCCGGCTTCGCCAGTCTCTGGGGCGGCGGGACGGCCCCGGCATGGCGGGGCCGGGGAATCTACCGCGCTCTGATCGCCCATCGGGCCCGGATCGCTGCCGAGCGCGGCTACCGCTGGTTGCAGGTGGACGCGTCCGACGCCAGCCGCCCGATCCTGGAGCGTCTCGGTTTCGCCAGGCTCACCACCACCGTTCCCTACGTGAGCGGGCCCTGA
- a CDS encoding HAD family acid phosphatase, with product MSMPSRATRISACAVALAAAGSALYGIGAATADNSVPRTDKDIPNITQVEDRINAYYGGTPDASGNYQASPTSNYAKQVSGIEAKAKRRIAEAARHHHGARPAIVLDVDDTSLLTYDWEKKNGFAYNATAFNAYVQSASSIAVFGMPGVVNYAADKGVAVFFLTGRDESQRTASALNLTRAGYDVPVDGAHFYLKDKTHVPSYLSCGTPTWTCTTVQFKAGTRKHIESLGYTIVANFGDQYSDLNGGYADTTYKIPNPMYFLP from the coding sequence ATGAGCATGCCCTCCAGAGCCACCCGAATCTCCGCCTGTGCGGTCGCACTTGCCGCCGCGGGCAGCGCCCTCTACGGCATCGGCGCCGCCACCGCCGACAACTCGGTCCCGCGGACCGACAAGGACATCCCGAACATCACCCAGGTCGAAGACCGCATCAACGCCTACTACGGCGGTACGCCCGATGCGTCGGGGAACTACCAGGCGTCGCCGACCAGCAACTACGCCAAGCAGGTCAGCGGCATCGAGGCGAAGGCCAAGCGCCGCATAGCCGAAGCCGCGCGTCATCACCACGGAGCCAGGCCCGCCATCGTGCTCGATGTGGACGACACCAGCCTGCTGACCTACGACTGGGAGAAGAAGAACGGCTTCGCCTACAACGCGACAGCCTTCAACGCCTATGTGCAGAGCGCGTCGTCGATCGCCGTCTTCGGGATGCCCGGTGTCGTGAACTACGCCGCCGACAAGGGCGTCGCGGTCTTCTTCCTGACAGGTCGCGACGAGTCGCAGCGCACCGCTTCGGCCCTCAACCTCACCAGGGCCGGCTATGACGTCCCGGTGGACGGCGCGCACTTCTACCTCAAGGACAAGACCCACGTCCCGTCGTACCTGAGCTGCGGTACGCCGACCTGGACCTGCACCACGGTCCAGTTCAAGGCGGGGACCAGGAAGCACATCGAGTCGCTCGGCTACACCATCGTCGCCAACTTCGGGGACCAGTACTCCGACCTGAACGGCGGCTACGCCGACACCACGTACAAGATCCCCAACCCGATGTACTTCCTGCCCTGA
- a CDS encoding penicillin-binding transpeptidase domain-containing protein, producing the protein MNKTIRYASAFSLLLILALLLRVTWVQAFENQALADNKNNRRNAIEQYAQPLGNIVVGGSAVTSSKRTDSGDLAYRRTYTDGDLYSAVTGYSSQAYGSTQLEGIYRDVLDGTDNRLRNPVDTITGKQTAPGDVLTTIDPAVQKAGYKALGNKKGAAVAIDPKSGKILGMVSTPAYDPSRISGTTDGAAWKTLTGSDAQPMLNRALRQPLPPGSTFKLVVAAAALEAGLFSSVDEKTDSPNPYRLPGTATDLRNENASAPCEDANLRTALQYSCNNVFAKLAVELGQDKVRAMAEKFGFNDSGRDVPVRASASVYPSGMDKAQTALTGIGQFDVTATPLQMAMVSSAIANDGVLTDPHMVSRVTDGDGKTLRSYDDASSRRIVSSGTAAQLRSAMVTVVEDGTGSNARVSGAEVGGKTGTAQHGEHNSKAPYAWFTSYAKDSSTGKEVAVAVLVEDSDAARSEVSGNGLAAPVAQRMMAAALK; encoded by the coding sequence ATGAACAAGACAATCAGGTATGCCTCGGCCTTCAGCCTGCTTCTGATCCTCGCTCTGCTGCTGCGGGTGACCTGGGTGCAGGCGTTCGAGAACCAGGCCCTCGCGGACAACAAGAACAACCGGCGCAATGCCATCGAGCAGTACGCCCAACCGCTCGGGAACATCGTCGTGGGCGGTTCCGCCGTCACCTCGTCGAAGCGGACGGACAGCGGCGACCTCGCCTACCGGCGTACCTACACCGACGGTGACCTGTACTCGGCCGTCACCGGATACAGCTCGCAGGCGTACGGGTCGACCCAGCTCGAAGGCATCTACCGCGATGTGCTCGACGGCACCGACAACCGGCTGCGGAATCCGGTCGACACGATCACCGGCAAGCAGACCGCTCCCGGCGACGTGCTGACGACCATCGATCCCGCCGTACAGAAGGCGGGATACAAGGCGCTCGGCAACAAGAAGGGCGCGGCCGTCGCGATCGATCCGAAGAGCGGGAAGATCCTGGGGATGGTCTCCACGCCGGCCTACGACCCGTCGAGGATCAGCGGTACGACGGACGGCGCCGCCTGGAAAACGCTGACCGGCTCCGATGCCCAGCCGATGCTCAACCGGGCGCTGCGCCAGCCGCTGCCGCCCGGTTCGACCTTCAAACTGGTCGTGGCCGCCGCGGCGCTCGAGGCGGGACTCTTCTCGTCGGTCGACGAGAAGACGGACAGCCCGAACCCGTACCGCCTGCCGGGCACGGCCACGGATCTGCGCAACGAGAACGCGTCGGCGCCCTGCGAGGACGCGAACCTGCGCACGGCACTGCAGTACTCCTGCAACAACGTCTTCGCGAAGCTGGCCGTCGAACTGGGCCAGGACAAGGTCAGGGCGATGGCCGAGAAGTTCGGCTTCAACGACTCCGGGCGGGATGTACCGGTGCGGGCTTCGGCGAGCGTCTATCCGTCGGGTATGGACAAGGCCCAGACGGCGCTGACCGGGATCGGCCAGTTCGATGTGACGGCAACCCCGCTCCAGATGGCGATGGTGTCGTCGGCCATCGCCAACGACGGTGTGCTGACCGACCCCCATATGGTGTCCAGGGTGACGGACGGGGACGGCAAGACCCTCCGCTCCTACGACGACGCCTCGTCACGGCGCATCGTCTCGTCGGGTACCGCCGCCCAGCTGCGCAGCGCGATGGTCACGGTGGTCGAGGACGGCACCGGGTCCAATGCCCGGGTCAGCGGCGCCGAAGTGGGCGGAAAGACCGGCACAGCGCAGCACGGCGAGCACAACAGCAAGGCGCCCTACGCCTGGTTCACCTCGTACGCGAAGGACTCGTCGACAGGCAAGGAGGTGGCGGTCGCGGTGCTCGTCGAGGACTCGGACGCCGCGCGGTCCGAGGTCAGCGGCAACGGTCTCGCGGCGCCGGTCGCCCAGCGGATGATGGCCGCCGCCCTGAAGTAA
- a CDS encoding GNAT family N-acetyltransferase: MAITLREVEDTDLPLIFGHMSDPESNRIAAFTADDPTDRAYFDAHWERIRASDAVIRTVLLDGAVVGHTAVYGPPEQREVTYFIDRAHWGRGVATAALRALLGEVSTRPLHARAAADNTGSVRVLEKCGFVITGRDRGFANARRAETDEVLLTLAG, encoded by the coding sequence GTGGCCATCACTCTGCGCGAGGTCGAGGACACCGATCTGCCGCTCATCTTCGGGCACATGAGCGACCCCGAGTCCAACCGGATCGCTGCCTTCACCGCCGACGACCCAACGGACCGGGCGTACTTCGACGCCCACTGGGAGCGGATCCGCGCCTCGGATGCCGTGATCCGCACCGTGCTCCTCGACGGTGCGGTCGTCGGGCACACCGCCGTGTACGGGCCTCCGGAGCAGCGCGAGGTCACCTACTTCATCGACCGTGCCCACTGGGGCAGAGGTGTGGCGACCGCGGCTCTGCGCGCACTGCTCGGCGAGGTGTCCACCCGGCCCCTGCACGCCAGGGCCGCCGCCGACAACACGGGGTCGGTCCGGGTCCTGGAGAAGTGCGGCTTCGTGATCACCGGCCGGGACCGGGGCTTCGCGAACGCCCGGCGCGCCGAGACGGACGAGGTGCTGCTCACCCTGGCGGGCTGA
- a CDS encoding IclR family transcriptional regulator, with the protein MSTAETAGGAQVKSAVRTVELLEYFAGRPGMHSLAAVQEAVGYPKSSLYMLLRTLVELGWVETDATGTRYGIGVRALLVGTSYIDGDEVVAAARATLDRLSDDTTETIHLARLDGTNVVYLATRQSQHYLRPFTRVGRRLPAHSTSLGKALLATHSDEQVRKMLPETLPQLTEHTITDREKLIGELRLIREQGYSVDREENTLGLRCFGVAIPYRTPARDAISCSVPVARLTPGHEQMVKDALFDARDRLTLATRRL; encoded by the coding sequence ATGTCGACTGCCGAGACAGCAGGTGGGGCGCAGGTCAAGTCCGCGGTGCGCACGGTCGAACTGCTCGAGTACTTCGCCGGGCGGCCGGGCATGCACTCGCTGGCGGCCGTGCAGGAGGCGGTCGGCTACCCGAAATCCAGCCTCTACATGCTGCTGCGCACCCTGGTGGAACTGGGCTGGGTGGAGACGGACGCCACCGGCACCCGGTACGGCATCGGGGTCCGCGCCCTGCTGGTGGGGACGTCGTACATCGACGGCGACGAGGTCGTGGCCGCCGCCCGCGCGACACTGGACCGGCTCTCCGACGACACCACGGAGACCATTCACCTGGCCCGGCTCGACGGCACCAATGTGGTCTATCTCGCCACCCGTCAGTCGCAGCACTATCTGCGCCCCTTCACTCGGGTCGGCCGCCGGCTGCCCGCCCACTCCACCTCGCTGGGCAAGGCGCTGCTCGCCACCCACAGCGACGAACAGGTGCGCAAGATGCTGCCGGAGACCCTGCCGCAGCTCACCGAGCACACCATCACCGACCGCGAGAAGCTCATCGGCGAACTCCGTCTGATCCGCGAGCAGGGATACTCCGTGGACCGCGAGGAGAACACCCTCGGGCTGCGCTGCTTCGGTGTCGCGATCCCGTACCGCACCCCCGCGCGCGATGCGATCAGCTGCTCGGTGCCGGTGGCCAGACTCACCCCCGGGCATGAGCAGATGGTCAAGGACGCGCTCTTCGACGCCCGCGACCGGCTGACCCTCGCCACCCGGAGGCTCTGA
- a CDS encoding aldehyde dehydrogenase (NADP(+)), which translates to MAAAPVWSVDPRTGKQREEVAVEATSAEVDQAVRAAHAVRGALADRTVRVALLRAAADLLDAAGPHVIEAADAETALGPGRLTGELARTTAQFRAFADVVEEGSFLDIRIDHPDAGATPPRPDLRRYKVPLGVVAVYAASNFPLAFSVPGGDTASALAAGCPVVVKAHPDHPATSELCASVLRRAAEQVGLTADVISVVHGFEAGVALVKHPLVAAAGFTGSVRGGRALFDAAAARPVPIPFHGELGSLNPVVVTEAAAAERGEQIGAGLAGSITLGVGQFCVKPGFVLAPAGPSGDAFVKSLTAAVSDSEAGVLLDHRMRDNFLAGVKERAALPGVDAPVTPGAGGEHTVSAGFLTLPAALLASDGEHDLLLEECFGPVTVVARYGSTDEIAAVLSRLPGNLTATLQVSTAEAAGEGGASALIAELTPLAGRVLVNGWPTGVAVAPAQHHGGPYPATTSTSTSVGGTAIERWLRPVAYQTTPEALLPPELREANPLDLPRRVNGLPE; encoded by the coding sequence GTGGCAGCAGCACCAGTCTGGAGTGTCGACCCCCGAACCGGGAAGCAGCGCGAAGAGGTTGCGGTGGAAGCCACGTCCGCGGAGGTGGACCAGGCAGTCCGAGCGGCCCACGCCGTACGCGGCGCGCTCGCCGACCGTACGGTACGCGTCGCCCTGCTGCGGGCCGCCGCCGACCTGCTCGACGCGGCCGGCCCTCATGTCATCGAGGCCGCCGACGCGGAGACCGCCCTCGGCCCCGGCCGGCTCACCGGTGAACTCGCCAGGACCACCGCACAGTTCCGCGCCTTCGCCGATGTCGTGGAGGAGGGCTCCTTCCTCGACATCCGCATCGACCACCCGGACGCGGGCGCGACTCCGCCGCGTCCGGACCTGCGCCGCTACAAGGTGCCGCTCGGCGTCGTCGCGGTGTACGCGGCGAGCAACTTCCCGCTGGCCTTCTCCGTTCCCGGCGGCGACACGGCGAGCGCTCTCGCGGCCGGCTGCCCGGTCGTCGTCAAGGCGCACCCCGACCACCCGGCCACCTCCGAGCTGTGCGCGTCGGTGCTGCGCAGGGCGGCCGAGCAGGTGGGACTGACCGCCGACGTGATCTCTGTCGTGCACGGCTTCGAAGCCGGTGTCGCTCTGGTGAAGCACCCGCTGGTCGCCGCGGCGGGCTTCACCGGGTCGGTACGCGGCGGCCGCGCCCTCTTCGACGCCGCCGCCGCGCGACCGGTGCCGATCCCCTTCCACGGCGAGCTCGGCTCGCTCAACCCGGTTGTGGTGACCGAGGCCGCCGCGGCGGAACGCGGCGAGCAGATCGGTGCCGGTCTGGCCGGTTCCATCACCCTGGGTGTCGGTCAGTTCTGTGTGAAGCCCGGCTTCGTGCTTGCCCCTGCCGGCCCCTCGGGCGATGCCTTCGTCAAGTCGCTGACCGCCGCCGTCAGCGACAGCGAGGCCGGGGTCCTGCTGGACCACCGGATGCGGGACAACTTCCTGGCCGGTGTGAAGGAAAGGGCGGCCCTGCCCGGGGTCGACGCCCCGGTCACCCCCGGCGCGGGCGGTGAGCACACGGTGAGCGCGGGCTTCCTGACCCTGCCCGCCGCGCTGCTCGCCTCGGACGGCGAGCACGATCTGCTGCTCGAGGAGTGCTTCGGCCCGGTGACGGTCGTCGCGCGCTACGGCTCCACCGATGAGATCGCCGCGGTGCTCTCCCGTCTGCCCGGCAACCTCACGGCGACCCTTCAGGTCTCCACGGCCGAGGCCGCGGGTGAGGGCGGAGCTTCCGCACTCATCGCCGAGCTCACCCCGCTCGCAGGCCGGGTCCTGGTCAACGGGTGGCCGACCGGTGTCGCCGTGGCCCCCGCGCAGCACCACGGTGGCCCCTACCCGGCCACCACCTCCACGTCCACGTCGGTCGGCGGTACCGCGATCGAGCGCTGGCTGCGCCCGGTCGCCTATCAGACGACCCCGGAAGCACTGCTTCCGCCGGAGCTGCGCGAGGCCAATCCGCTGGATCTGCCCCGCCGTGTCAACGGTCTTCCGGAGTGA
- a CDS encoding DUF1349 domain-containing protein: protein MTELLPELPFALRPYGPPASWSYDAGVLSVTAGPRQDRFVPPSGDLLDPVSDAPRLLGTPPAGDFQLIARVTAGFTGPGDAGALYLHVGDREWAKLCFELSPDTPTVCSVVTRGYSDDVNSSVVEGDSVWLRISRTGKAFAFHASADGDRWTFVRVFALGDAAVAAAASVGFLAQSPEADGCAVSFDSVVYRKYGPKGMRDGS, encoded by the coding sequence GTGACCGAACTCCTCCCCGAGCTGCCTTTCGCCCTGCGTCCGTACGGCCCCCCGGCATCCTGGTCGTACGACGCCGGGGTGCTCTCGGTCACCGCGGGACCCCGGCAGGACCGGTTCGTGCCGCCGTCGGGCGACCTGCTCGATCCCGTGTCGGACGCACCACGGCTGCTCGGGACGCCGCCGGCCGGCGACTTCCAGCTGATCGCACGGGTGACGGCCGGCTTCACCGGCCCCGGCGACGCGGGTGCCCTGTACCTGCACGTCGGCGACCGGGAGTGGGCCAAGCTCTGCTTCGAGCTCTCCCCCGACACGCCGACGGTCTGTTCCGTGGTGACGCGCGGGTACTCCGACGACGTCAACTCCTCGGTGGTGGAGGGGGACAGCGTCTGGCTGCGGATCAGCCGTACGGGGAAGGCGTTCGCCTTCCACGCTTCGGCGGACGGGGATCGCTGGACGTTCGTCCGGGTGTTCGCCCTGGGTGACGCCGCTGTCGCGGCAGCCGCGTCGGTCGGTTTCCTGGCGCAGTCCCCCGAGGCGGACGGGTGCGCCGTGTCGTTCGACTCGGTGGTGTACCGGAAGTACGGGCCCAAGGGGATGCGGGACGGGAGCTGA